The Bacillus sp. Marseille-Q1617 genome has a segment encoding these proteins:
- the splB gene encoding spore photoproduct lyase yields MVKPFTPQLVYFEPGALEYPLGKELKEKFEKMNVEIRYTTSHNQVRNLPGENHFQKYRIAKSTLVVGVRKTLKFDTSKPSAEYAIPFATGCMGHCHYCYLQTTMGSKPYIRTYVNVDEILEAADQYIAERVPEMTRFEAACTSDIVGVDHLTHTLKRAIEHFGESEHGKLRFVTKFHHVDHLLDAKHNGKTRFRFSINADYVIKNFEPGTSPLDKRLEAAGKVARAGYPLGFIVAPIYIHDGWEEGYRKMFEHLNQHLPPEAKQDLTFEFIQHRFTKPAKRVIEKNYPMTKLELNEEERRYKWGKYGIGKYIYQKDEEQELKDRLYSYMEEFFPNAKLEYFT; encoded by the coding sequence ATGGTTAAACCGTTCACTCCACAGCTAGTTTATTTTGAACCGGGTGCGTTGGAGTATCCACTCGGGAAAGAGCTTAAAGAAAAGTTTGAAAAAATGAATGTTGAAATACGGTACACGACTTCACATAATCAGGTAAGAAATCTCCCGGGTGAGAACCATTTCCAAAAATACAGAATAGCAAAATCCACCCTGGTGGTAGGGGTCAGAAAAACATTAAAATTCGATACGTCCAAACCATCCGCTGAATATGCCATCCCATTCGCTACCGGCTGCATGGGGCACTGCCATTATTGTTATTTACAGACGACAATGGGGAGCAAGCCCTATATCCGCACTTATGTAAATGTAGATGAAATCCTGGAAGCTGCAGATCAATATATAGCTGAAAGAGTACCGGAAATGACAAGGTTTGAAGCAGCATGTACCTCGGATATTGTTGGTGTAGATCACCTTACCCATACCCTTAAGCGTGCAATCGAACATTTTGGAGAGTCGGAACACGGTAAACTAAGGTTTGTGACAAAGTTTCACCACGTCGACCATTTACTCGATGCGAAACATAATGGCAAGACAAGATTCAGATTCAGCATCAATGCTGACTATGTCATCAAAAATTTCGAGCCTGGCACCTCACCTCTCGACAAACGACTGGAGGCTGCAGGTAAAGTCGCAAGGGCAGGGTATCCTCTTGGATTCATCGTAGCACCTATATATATACATGATGGGTGGGAAGAAGGGTACAGAAAAATGTTTGAGCATCTCAATCAACATCTTCCTCCGGAAGCGAAACAAGATTTAACATTTGAATTCATTCAGCACCGATTCACAAAACCGGCAAAACGGGTGATCGAAAAAAACTATCCCATGACAAAGCTTGAACTAAATGAAGAAGAACGCCGTTATAAGTGGGGGAAGTATGGAATTGGTAAGTATATTTATCAGAAGGATGAAGAGCAGGAATTGAAGGACCGACTATATTCATATATGGAAGAATTTTTCCCTAATGCAAAGCTGGAGTATTTTACTTGA
- a CDS encoding phosphatase: protein MKTERNITMNKTVYFLSSSQQRSLMAEGWAEKLSVPNWSFKSAGWVEETDQELSTLAMKELCIDISSFPRTQIKISDLDQASVIVKIHDTEFDEDITLPSDLEKKVICWNLPNPKKRGTNQMDKWARYQEICDEIALKVKSLETILPYFN, encoded by the coding sequence ATGAAAACAGAAAGGAACATAACTATGAATAAAACTGTCTACTTTCTTTCAAGCAGCCAGCAGCGCAGTTTAATGGCTGAAGGCTGGGCCGAGAAACTTTCTGTTCCAAACTGGTCTTTTAAGAGTGCCGGATGGGTTGAAGAGACTGATCAAGAGCTTTCTACCCTTGCAATGAAAGAATTATGTATTGATATTAGTTCATTCCCGCGTACACAAATTAAGATATCTGACTTAGATCAAGCATCGGTGATTGTGAAGATTCATGATACTGAATTTGATGAAGACATCACACTTCCATCTGATTTAGAAAAAAAAGTCATCTGTTGGAATCTTCCAAATCCGAAAAAGCGAGGCACGAATCAAATGGACAAATGGGCAAGATATCAGGAAATTTGTGATGAAATAGCTTTAAAAGTAAAAAGTCTCGAAACAATCCTCCCCTATTTCAATTGA